In the bacterium genome, one interval contains:
- a CDS encoding Fic family protein produces the protein MLKTDTIQVTPDLLALISEIDEFKGAWRSLGTLAPERLTALRLIATVESVGSSTRIEGSKLTDREVEYLLADLNITSFATRDEQEVVGYAKVMDQVFNAWQDIPITENHIRQLHRDLLAFSEKDERHRGSYKTASNSVAAFDADGAQIGIVFETATPFDTPRLMGELTAWLHEVRETRRLHPLLAIAVFIVVFLEIHPFQDGNGRLSRILTTLLLLQANYAYIFYSSLESVIENNKEGYYLALRQTQGTIRTEAPNWQPWIGFFLRVLQQQKRLLTVKVEQEKLVLATLPELAVEILDYARDHGRVTIGDMTRKSGASRNTLKEHFRNLVKKKCLSQYGVGKGTWYTLS, from the coding sequence ATGCTGAAAACTGATACCATTCAAGTCACACCTGACCTTCTGGCGCTGATTTCCGAGATCGATGAATTCAAAGGCGCTTGGCGGTCTTTGGGTACGCTGGCACCTGAGCGTCTGACAGCCTTGCGCTTAATTGCCACAGTCGAGAGCGTTGGCTCATCAACCCGCATTGAGGGCAGCAAGCTGACAGATCGTGAGGTTGAATATCTGCTTGCTGATCTTAATATAACATCTTTTGCCACCCGCGACGAACAGGAGGTTGTTGGTTACGCCAAGGTGATGGATCAGGTGTTCAACGCCTGGCAGGATATCCCAATTACGGAAAATCATATCCGGCAATTGCACCGCGATCTGCTTGCCTTCAGCGAAAAGGATGAACGGCACCGCGGTAGTTATAAAACAGCCTCAAACAGTGTGGCTGCTTTCGATGCAGATGGAGCGCAGATTGGCATCGTATTTGAGACGGCAACCCCTTTCGACACGCCACGTCTCATGGGAGAGTTGACCGCTTGGTTGCATGAGGTGCGCGAGACACGCCGACTGCATCCTTTGCTGGCGATAGCCGTGTTTATTGTCGTGTTCCTGGAAATCCATCCTTTTCAGGATGGCAACGGCCGCTTGAGCCGGATTCTAACCACGCTGTTGTTGTTGCAGGCCAATTATGCTTACATCTTTTACAGCTCGCTTGAGAGCGTTATTGAGAATAATAAGGAAGGTTATTATCTTGCGCTCAGACAGACGCAAGGTACGATCCGTACTGAGGCGCCGAATTGGCAGCCCTGGATCGGGTTTTTCCTTCGTGTGCTGCAACAGCAAAAGCGGCTCCTGACTGTTAAGGTTGAGCAGGAAAAGTTGGTCCTTGCCACTTTGCCTGAGCTGGCCGTGGAAATTTTGGATTATGCCCGCGACCATGGCCGCGTGACGATAGGAGACATGACCCGCAAAAGCGGTGCCAGCCGTAATACGCTGAAAGAGCATTTTCGGAATCTGGTGAAGAAAAAATGCCTTAGCCAGTATGGCGTTGGCAAAGGCACATGGTATACTCTGTCATGA
- a CDS encoding ORF6N domain-containing protein, giving the protein MAKNNSLSLELIQEKIYIVRGRKVMLDRELAIFYGVTTKVFNQAVKRNKERFPEDFMFQITQAENDSLRSQFVTLKRGQHRKYPPYAFTENGVAMLSSCLRSKSAIQINIQIMRTFTKIRELMSMHRDIYNRMNKLEMKQLGQSKEIININQVIQEMLNLPIILKRKSKPIGFKR; this is encoded by the coding sequence ATGGCCAAAAACAATAGTCTGTCATTGGAACTCATCCAGGAAAAAATATACATTGTTCGGGGACGGAAAGTAATGTTGGACAGGGAGCTGGCGATATTTTATGGCGTCACCACCAAAGTATTTAACCAGGCTGTAAAACGAAACAAAGAAAGATTCCCCGAGGATTTTATGTTCCAAATAACACAAGCTGAAAATGACTCTTTAAGGTCACAATTTGTGACCTTAAAGAGAGGACAACACCGTAAATATCCACCTTACGCATTTACTGAAAATGGCGTGGCTATGCTGTCATCCTGCTTAAGAAGCAAATCAGCGATTCAAATTAATATTCAAATCATGCGGACGTTTACAAAAATCCGTGAATTGATGAGTATGCATAGAGATATTTATAACCGGATGAATAAATTAGAGATGAAACAATTGGGCCAGTCCAAAGAAATCATAAATATCAATCAGGTAATCCAGGAAATGTTGAATTTGCCGATTATTTTAAAACGAAAATCAAAACCCATAGGATTCAAGCGATAG
- a CDS encoding HEPN domain-containing protein — protein sequence MNAGFKECLSKNKIMEFSRGKALASKEIKIAEDDYKTAKVSFDQSGYKWATVQAYYSMFHSARALLYAKNYREKSHACLIIAIRALYVDEKLLPVRLIEYLQNAKMLRENADYSNEWSRDGAEILLNAAEDFLFKSKALINKTK from the coding sequence ATGAATGCCGGTTTTAAAGAGTGCTTAAGTAAAAATAAGATTATGGAGTTTTCGCGCGGAAAAGCGCTAGCTTCCAAAGAAATCAAGATTGCTGAAGATGATTATAAGACTGCAAAAGTATCTTTTGACCAGTCGGGGTATAAATGGGCAACCGTGCAAGCATATTACTCCATGTTCCATAGTGCGCGAGCGTTGCTCTATGCGAAAAATTACCGAGAGAAAAGCCACGCCTGCCTTATCATTGCAATTCGGGCGCTTTACGTGGATGAAAAATTATTGCCTGTAAGATTGATCGAATACTTGCAGAATGCGAAAATGTTAAGGGAAAACGCCGATTATTCCAATGAATGGTCGCGTGACGGTGCAGAAATATTGTTGAATGCAGCGGAAGATTTTTTATTTAAAAGCAAAGCACTAATTAATAAAACAAAATGA
- a CDS encoding nucleotidyltransferase domain-containing protein: MLNEIVVATNPQKVLDFMIREPIKQFTANEIQAGTKISKAGINTTLRKLADEKLIVREKKAKIYLYSVRTTNQPLIKQLKVMQNLLMLQPLINKLKTVCEKIILYGSCARGEDIPASDIDLLIITNALVDAEKIAGQIDLKKKVQFVFKTPLAFVEMGKKDREYFEELSRGLVLWEADK, from the coding sequence ATGCTTAACGAAATAGTGGTTGCGACCAATCCGCAAAAGGTATTGGACTTTATGATCCGGGAACCAATAAAGCAATTTACAGCTAACGAAATCCAAGCGGGAACGAAAATCAGCAAAGCCGGAATCAACACGACTTTAAGGAAGCTGGCGGATGAGAAGTTAATTGTTCGCGAGAAAAAGGCGAAAATTTATCTTTATTCCGTTAGAACGACCAACCAGCCGTTGATCAAACAATTAAAAGTCATGCAAAATCTACTTATGCTTCAGCCGCTGATTAATAAACTGAAAACCGTCTGTGAAAAAATAATTCTATATGGAAGTTGTGCGCGCGGCGAGGATATCCCGGCCAGTGATATTGATTTACTAATAATAACCAATGCCCTGGTTGATGCTGAAAAAATTGCCGGACAGATTGATCTGAAAAAAAAAGTTCAGTTTGTTTTTAAAACACCTTTGGCTTTCGTTGAGATGGGAAAAAAGGACCGGGAATATTTTGAAGAGCTGTCCCGCGGACTGGTGCTTTGGGAGGCGGATAAATGA
- a CDS encoding N-6 DNA methylase has product MAAPQIILDLVDRFESNLEAYTSGHYNETQLRREFLDPFFTALGWDVANVNGNAEMYKDVIHEDAIKIGGATKAPDYCFQIGGMRKFFLEAKKPSINLKDDINPAFQLRRYAWSAKLPLSILTDFEEFAIYDGRVKPNQGDKPNIARIHYFTYKQYADQWDKIAAIFSRDAVLKGSFDKFAGGKGRRGTAAVDQAFLESISEWRKELAQNLALRNPKLSQHELNYAVQKILDRILFLRICEDRGIENYGRLQGHVNGVGVYKRLCETFQQADERYNSGLFHFQKEKGRSGYPDELTLNLEIDDNLLKHIIKQLYYPESPYEFSVFTADILGQVYEQFLGKVIRLTEGHHAKIEEKPEVKKAGGVYYTPTYIVDYIVNNTVGKLLEGKTPKQAANLKILDPACGSGSFLIGAYQKLLDWHRNFYIKDGIEKWSKGKRTVIFQGRDNDWHLTTSERKRILTNNIFGVDIDSQAVEVTKLSLLLKVLEGESNRTLVHQFKLFHERALPDLSENIKCGNSLIGPDYFNDRLMPDSEELQRVNPFDWEREFLEIMTAGGFDAVIGNPPYIGFHGFKDVKEYFKKSFNSATGKFDIYVLFIEEGLKLLKNKGLLSYICPTGFIKRDHGRGIRRYLLNNCAILSIVDFEHKQIFNNVLNYTGIFVFSKPFQPKNKLIYKHGLIETGDYYFQSKLTENLWVFRSDRDELIVRKIVENNKCAPLSGFVERISEGIVTGLNDVYLFSSKEIASKGFEKSYFKPCLRGKNIRKYYCESHSEYVFYPYDTNGELVEEKTIQEKAPKYYNYLLNQKQKIIARPYFEKSSKKWYELWNQRRVANFENVKIVVPELSDRNRFAIDTKQQYYGDTVCGFFLRGNVVLDIAYILGIINSTLIEWYYKKTTVPKANEFYIYKTMFLKTIPILNVEFSSATDKENHDKMVSLVGRMLELNKQLPVTKENHEKTLIQRQIDATDKEVDRLVYELYGLTEAEIKIVEGESSK; this is encoded by the coding sequence TTGGCTGCACCACAAATTATTCTGGATTTAGTTGATCGTTTTGAAAGCAATTTAGAGGCCTATACTTCCGGCCATTACAATGAAACCCAACTCCGCCGGGAGTTCCTGGACCCGTTTTTTACCGCTCTGGGGTGGGATGTGGCCAATGTGAATGGTAATGCGGAAATGTATAAGGACGTAATCCACGAAGACGCTATCAAAATTGGAGGTGCTACAAAAGCGCCGGACTATTGTTTCCAAATAGGTGGTATGCGTAAATTTTTTCTGGAAGCCAAGAAACCCTCAATCAACCTCAAAGATGACATCAATCCGGCTTTTCAGCTCCGGCGTTATGCCTGGTCTGCCAAGCTACCCCTTTCCATATTGACTGATTTTGAAGAATTCGCAATCTATGACGGTCGGGTCAAACCCAATCAGGGTGATAAACCGAACATAGCCAGAATACATTATTTTACCTATAAGCAATACGCCGACCAGTGGGATAAAATAGCAGCGATTTTTTCCAGAGATGCAGTCCTGAAAGGTTCTTTTGACAAATTTGCCGGAGGTAAGGGCAGGCGTGGAACCGCTGCGGTAGATCAAGCCTTTTTAGAGAGCATTAGCGAGTGGCGCAAGGAACTGGCCCAAAATTTGGCTCTGCGCAATCCCAAGCTAAGCCAGCATGAACTGAATTATGCTGTGCAAAAGATACTGGATCGTATCCTCTTTCTGCGAATATGTGAGGATCGGGGTATTGAAAATTATGGCCGCTTGCAAGGGCATGTTAATGGTGTAGGTGTATATAAACGCCTTTGCGAAACATTTCAACAGGCTGACGAACGGTACAATTCCGGGCTTTTTCATTTTCAAAAAGAAAAAGGACGCTCTGGATATCCGGATGAACTGACCCTCAATCTTGAAATAGATGACAACCTTTTAAAACACATTATCAAGCAGCTTTATTATCCTGAAAGTCCCTATGAATTTTCTGTGTTTACTGCTGACATTTTGGGCCAGGTATACGAACAGTTTTTAGGAAAAGTTATACGTCTGACTGAAGGCCATCATGCCAAAATAGAAGAAAAGCCGGAGGTTAAAAAAGCCGGAGGTGTCTATTACACACCTACCTACATTGTTGACTATATCGTAAATAATACCGTGGGAAAACTGCTGGAAGGTAAAACGCCAAAGCAAGCAGCCAACCTGAAAATTCTTGACCCAGCCTGTGGATCAGGTTCTTTTCTGATCGGCGCTTATCAGAAACTCCTGGACTGGCATCGGAATTTTTACATCAAAGACGGGATAGAGAAGTGGTCCAAGGGAAAGAGAACGGTAATTTTCCAGGGTCGTGACAATGACTGGCACCTGACCACATCCGAGCGCAAGAGAATTCTGACCAATAATATTTTTGGCGTAGACATAGACTCCCAGGCAGTGGAAGTCACCAAGCTGTCATTACTGCTCAAAGTGCTGGAAGGCGAGTCCAATCGGACTCTGGTTCATCAATTTAAACTTTTTCACGAACGCGCCCTGCCGGATTTGTCTGAAAATATAAAATGTGGAAATTCATTGATAGGGCCGGATTACTTTAACGACCGGCTCATGCCTGATTCGGAAGAACTCCAGCGAGTTAATCCCTTTGACTGGGAGCGCGAGTTTCTGGAGATTATGACGGCTGGTGGCTTTGATGCTGTAATCGGTAATCCACCGTATATTGGCTTTCATGGTTTTAAGGATGTGAAAGAATATTTTAAAAAGAGTTTCAATAGCGCGACTGGTAAATTTGACATTTACGTTTTATTTATTGAAGAAGGGTTGAAGCTTCTAAAAAACAAAGGATTATTATCATATATATGTCCGACTGGATTTATTAAAAGAGATCATGGAAGAGGAATAAGACGATATTTATTAAATAACTGTGCAATCCTATCAATTGTAGATTTTGAGCATAAACAAATATTCAATAATGTGCTCAACTACACAGGTATATTCGTGTTTTCGAAACCCTTTCAACCAAAAAATAAACTAATTTATAAACATGGATTAATTGAAACGGGAGATTACTATTTTCAAAGTAAATTAACAGAAAATTTATGGGTATTTAGAAGTGACCGGGACGAATTAATTGTAAGAAAAATAGTGGAAAACAATAAATGTGCACCTTTGTCAGGATTTGTTGAAAGAATTTCGGAAGGAATAGTAACCGGATTAAATGACGTGTACTTATTTTCATCAAAAGAGATTGCAAGTAAAGGATTTGAGAAAAGTTATTTTAAACCCTGTCTGCGAGGTAAAAATATTAGAAAATATTATTGTGAGTCTCATTCGGAGTATGTGTTCTATCCATATGATACAAACGGTGAGTTGGTTGAGGAAAAAACAATTCAGGAAAAAGCACCAAAGTATTATAATTACTTGCTAAATCAAAAGCAAAAAATTATTGCTAGACCATATTTCGAAAAATCCTCAAAAAAATGGTATGAACTCTGGAATCAGCGACGTGTGGCGAATTTTGAAAATGTGAAAATAGTTGTTCCTGAGTTATCTGATCGGAATCGATTTGCAATTGATACAAAGCAACAATACTACGGGGATACAGTTTGTGGCTTTTTTCTTCGGGGAAATGTAGTTTTGGATATTGCATATATTTTGGGCATTATTAATTCTACTTTGATTGAGTGGTATTATAAAAAGACAACAGTTCCTAAAGCTAATGAATTTTATATTTATAAAACTATGTTTTTAAAGACTATACCGATTTTGAATGTCGAGTTTTCCAGTGCAACCGATAAAGAAAATCATGACAAAATGGTTTCTCTTGTTGGACGTATGCTGGAGTTGAACAAGCAATTGCCAGTAACGAAAGAAAATCACGAAAAGACTCTTATCCAACGCCAGATTGACGCAACGGACAAGGAGGTTGACAGGCTGGTGTATGAGTTATACGGATTGACAGAGGCGGAGATTAAGATTGTGGAAGGGGAAAGCTCCAAATGA